In Rattus rattus isolate New Zealand chromosome 9, Rrattus_CSIRO_v1, whole genome shotgun sequence, a genomic segment contains:
- the LOC116908917 gene encoding olfactory receptor 1468-like, with protein sequence MQGTTERNQTAVSQFLLLGLPIPMEHHLLFYALFLSMYLTTVLGNLLIISIIHLDSHLHTPMYSFLSNLSFSDLCFSSVTMPKLLQNMQSQVPSIPYAGCLAQMYFFLFFADLESFLLVAMAYDRYVAICFPLHYMSIMSPKLCVSLVVLSWVLTTFHAMLHTLLMARLSFCEDNVIPHFFCDMSALLKLSCSDTHVNELVIFVMGGIILVIPFVLIIVSYVRIVSSILKVPSARGIRKALSTCGSHLSVVSLFYGTVIGLYLCPSANNSTVKDTVMAMMYTVVTPMLNPFIYSLRNRDIKGALIRVLCKKKILFCL encoded by the coding sequence ATGCAGGGTACTACAGAAAGGAATCAAACTGCtgtctcccagttcctcctcctggGCCTGCCCATCCCCATGGAGCACCATCTTCTGTTCTATGCCCTGTTCCTGTCCATGTACCTCACCACTGTTCTAGGGAACCTTCTTATCATCAGCATTATTCACCTGGACTCCcatctccacacacccatgtattcTTTTCTCAGCAACTTGTCCTTCTCTgatctctgcttttcctctgtcaCGATGCCCAAGTTGCTGCAGAACATGCAGAGCCAAGTTCCATCCATCCCCTATGCAGGCTGCCTGGCACAAATgtactttttcctgttttttgcaGACCTTGAAAGCTTCCTGCTTGtggccatggcctatgaccgctatgtggccatctgcttcCCCCTTCATTACATGAGCATCATGAGCCCCAAGCTCTGTGTGAGTCTGGTGGTGCTGTCCTGGGTGCTAACCACCTTCCATGCCATGCTGCACACCCTGCTCATGGCCAGATTGTCATTCTGTGAGGACAATGTGATCCCCCACTTTTTCTGTGACATGTCTGCTCTGCTGAAGCTGTCCTGCTCTGACACCCATGTTAATGAGTTGGTGATATTTGTCATGGGAGGCATCATCCTTGTCATTCCATTTGTTCTCATCATTGTGTCCTATGTCCGAATTGTCTCCTCCATTCTCAAGGTTCCATCTGCTCGAGGCATCCGTAAAGCCCTCTCCACCTGTGGCTCCCACCTGTCTGTGGTGTCACTGTTCTATGGGACAGTCATTGGTCTGTACTTATGTCCATCAGCTAATAACTCTACTGTGAAGGATACTGTCATGGCTATGATGTACACAGTGGTGACTCCCATGCTGAAccccttcatctacagcctgaggaacagagaCATAAAGGGGGCCCTAATTAGAGTTCTTTGCAAGAAGAAAATTCTTTTCTGCCTATGA
- the LOC116908912 gene encoding olfactory receptor 1468-like, protein MIEENQTVISQFLLMGLPIPSEHQQLFYALFLAMYLTTVLGNLIIIILICLDSHLHTPMYLFLSNLSFSDLCFSSVTMPKLLQNMQSQDTSILYAGCLTQMYFFLLFGDLESFLLVAMAYDRYVAICFPLHYMSIMSPKLCVSLVVLSWVLTTFHAMLHTLLMARLSFCEDNVIPHFFCDMSALLKLSCSDTHVNELVIFVMGSIILVIPFVLIIVSYARIVSSILKVPSARGIRKALSTCGSHLSVVSLFYGTIIGLYLCPSANNSTVKETVIAMMYTVVTPMLNPFIYSLRNRDMKGALSRVICKKKVFFCL, encoded by the coding sequence ATGATAGAAGAGAACCAAACTGTGATCTCCCAGTTCCTTCTCATGGGTCTGCCCATCCCTTCAGAGCACCAGCAATTGTTCTACGCCCTGTTCCTGGCCATGTACCTCACCACTGTCCTGGGgaacctcatcatcatcatcctcatttgTCTGGACTCCcatctccacacacccatgtacttgtTTCTCAGCAACTtgtccttctctgacctctgcttttcctctgtcaCGATGCCCAAGTTGCTGCAGAACATGCAGAGCCAGGACACATCCATCCTCTATGCAGGCTGCCTGACACAAATgtactttttcttgctttttggaGATCTTGAGAGCTTTCTTCTTGtggccatggcctatgaccgctatgtggccatctgcttcCCCCTTCATTACATGAGCATCATGAGCCCCAAGCTCTGTGTGAGTCTGGTGGTGCTGTCCTGGGTGCTGACCACCTTCCATGCCATGCTGCACACCCTGCTCATGGCCAGATTGTCATTCTGTGAGGACAATGTGATCCCCCACTTTTTCTGTGACATGTCTGCTCTGCTGAAGCTGTCCTGCTCTGACACGCATGTTAATGAGTTGGTGATATTTGTCATGGGAAGCATCATCCTTGTCATTCCATTTGTTCTCATCATTGTGTCCTATGCCCGAATTGTCTCCTCCATTCTCAAGGTTCCATCTGCTCGAGGCATCCGTAAAGCCCTCTCCACCTGTGGCTCCCACCTGTCTGTGGTGTCACTGTTCTATGGGACAATCATTGGTCTGTACTTATGTCCATCAGCTAATAACTCTACTGTGAAGGAGACTGTCATAGCTATGATGTACACAGTGGTGACTCCCATGCTGAAccccttcatctacagcctgaggaacagagaTATGAAGGGAGCACTGAGCAGAGTTATTTGTAagaagaaagttttcttctgtctATGA